AGCTTGAAGAAGCCATCCGCGCTGCGACCGAACTCAACACCCTCGAGGATTTGTACCTGCCCTACAAGCCCAAGCGCAAAACCCGCGCCTCCGTCGCCATCGAGCGCGGACTTGAGCCCCTGGCCGATCTCATCTGGCTTCAGGAAACAACCCAAGGCGAGCCCGAAGGCATTGCCGCCGACTATGTAGATGCCGAAAAGGACGTGCCGGATGTGGAAGCCGCTCTCGCCGGTGCCCGCGATATTGTGGCCGAGCGCGTGAGTCAGCACACCGAAGTGCGCGAAATGCTGCGCGATCAGCTCCGCAATTTTGCCAGCATTGTCTGTAAAAAAGTAGATGATGCTGCCGACGAAAAGGGCACCTACGAAACCTACTACGATTTCCAGAGCAAGGTGAAGTACGTGAAGCCGTATCAGGTGCTTGCCATCGACCGGGGCGAGCGGGAGGGCGTGCTGAGCGCCAGGATTGATTTGTGGGAAGAGCGCACCCTCGAGGAAATCGACAACCTGATTATTACCAACGACGATTCCGTTTTTGTGGAGGAGCTCGAAGACGCCATCGAAGACAGCTGGAAACGGCTGCTTTATCCTTCGCTGAGCCGCGAAATCCGCAATGAGCTGTCAGAGGCGGCAGGCGAGCATGCCATCAGCATGTTCACCGAAAATGTGCGGAACCTGCTGCTTCAGCCGCCCTTCTCCACCAAAATTGTGATGGGCATAGACCCCGGCTACCGCACCGGCTGCAAGGTTGCGGTCGTGGATCAGACCGGCGCCTATCTCGAAGGTACGACCGTTTTCCCGACCCCGCCCTTCTCGAAAATTGCAGAGTCGAAAGTCGCGCTGGGTCGCCTCATACAAAAATACAAGGTTGACCTGATTGCGATCGGAAACGGCACCGGCAGCCGGGAGACGGAACAGGTCGTGGCCGAACTCATCGGCGACATGCGCGCAGCCGATCCCAAACTCGAAATCGCCTATCTCGTCACCAACGAAGCCGGCGCTTCCGTGTACTCGGCAAGTGACGAGGCCCGGGAAGAATTTCCCGATCTCGACGCAGCACAGCGCGGCAACATCTCCATCGCACGCCGTGTACAGGATCCCCTCGCCGAGCTGGTGAAAATTGATCCGAAGTCCATAGGCGTGGGCCTGTATCAGCACGATGTGAATCAGGTCAAGCTCAGCCGCGGGCTGGGTGATGTGGTCGAAAGCTGCGTAAATCACGTGGGCGTGAACCTCAACACTGCAAGTGCTGCTTTGCTGACCTACGTGTCGGGCATGAGCAAAACCATCGCGAGGAAAGTTGTGGCGCACCGGAGCAAAATCGGTCGCTTCGAGAGCCGCGATCAGCTACAGGATGTACCCGGCGTTGGACCCTTCCGCTTCCAGCAGGCCGCGGGCTTTTTACGCATCCCGGAATCGGGCAATCCGCTTGATAACACCGCCATTCATCCGGAAAGCTACGAGGCCACCCAAAAGCTGTGCGACAAGCTTGGCATCGACCTCACCCGCCTGCCTGATGAGAAAGACCTGCTGCCGCTCAAGCTTCGTAATCTTAAGGTTAGCGAGCTCGCCCGCGAAATCGAAATCGGCGAGCCGACCCTGGCCCTCATCATCGAAAACCTGCTCAAACCAGGCCGCGATCCGCGTGAGGACCTTCCCAAGCCGCTGCTGCGTCAGGACGTCCTCAAAATCGAAGACCTGCACGAAGGCACCCACCTGCAGGGCACAGTCCGAAACGTCGTCGATTTCGGCGCCTTCGTGGATATCGGCGTAAAGGTAGACGGCCTGCTGCACGTCTCCCAAATGCGGGCCGACGGCAAGCGCGTCGAAAACGTCCTCGAAGAAGTAGCCGTTGGCGACATCATCGAAGTGGAAGTCACAACAGTCGATATTAAGCGCCAACGCATCGGCCTCAAACGCGTGTAGGTCCTAGTAGGGGCGACCCTCGTGGTCGCCCCTTGTGTTCGCCATCTGAATCCAGCACCAGCAACAAATACCGTATTGACACATCCCCCCTCGTGGTCACCCGTCAAAATCCCGCAATGGCACGTCACCACGCCCACCGTACCGCGCACAAATCCCGCCCAATCCAAGACCCAACGGATCGGCAATAAAAGTGCCTGGTAGGACGCAACCTGTCGGTAGAAATCCTGGAATGAGAAAAGTTAGCGTGCCGCAGGTACGTCCTGTACACCACCATCAATCATCAAACAGAATTTTTATTACCCGCCTCCATGCGCAGGTATCCGACGGCCGCATTAACCCGCATTATTCACCAGGAAATTTTCCTGCTGGCAAGGCGAAGCCAGCGGGGAAATTTCGCTGCGCGGGAATTGCTTCGCTCGGTGCACTTCTTGGGAGTCGCTTAGCTCGGTGCGCAGTCTTTAAACCACACGCTAATTTGAGCTACCGGTGTTTTTCACTAAGCCAAATTTAAACTAACATTTAGCAAATAAACTCTGTTTAATTGTGAATAATGCGGGCTACCTTTGTCTGCAGGTCTGATTGGAATCATTACGCATGACAAGTCGTTCTGCAAGCTTCGCTAACTTCAACCCGTAACGTCTTTTCTTGCAAAGCTTTTCCGAAAATCCGTATTACCGGCTTGTCCGCACCAATGCCAATTTCCGGCGGGTGTGGTTCTCACAGATTGTTTCCAACCTGGGCGACTGGTTTGGTGTGCTGGCTGTGTACGCGCTCATTATTGAGTTTTCGGCTTCAGAACTTTTGCTGGGACTCATCATTGTGATTAAGATGATGAGTTTTGCGGTGTTTTCGCCGTTTGCGGGATACATCGCCGACCGCTTTGACCGGCGGATGCTCATGATTGTCTGTGATTTCGGACGCGGTTTTGCGGTGCTGAGCTTCCTGTTTGTCCGTGAGCCTGAAATGCTGTGGCTGATCTATGTGATGACCGCCGTGCAGATGATGTTTGCCGCGGTGTTTGAACCCGCCAAGCAATCATCTATTCCTAACATCACTTCTCCGGAGGAGCTGGTGCGGGCCAACATCCTGTCCAATATGTCGTGGAGTATCATATTTACCAGCGGGATGGGGCTTGGCGGACTCGCAACTGCGGCTTTTGGCACAGACGCGGTTTTTGTGATGAATGGTGTCGGCTATATTCTGAGCACGATTTTTATTTTCCGCGCGACCATCCCGCATGTGCGCGATGCCGAAACCCTGGAAACCCTTAAAAATCCGGTGAAGGGTATTATGGATGGTTACCGCTACCTTTGGCGGACGGGTCCCGTGTACCGGCCCGCCATGGCGAAGGGGGCGATGACCGTCTTCATGGGCGGGCTTGTGTACATGCTCATCCTGATTTCAGATCAGGTGCTGCTGATGGGCAGCGCGGGTTTGGGACTGTTGTATGCCGCAAGGGGAGCGGGAACTGCGGTTGGTCCGGTTTTGCACCGAAAATTTATGCTCAACGACCGCCGCTGGGTTGCCGGCATGGGCGCGATGATGATGACAGCCGGCTTTTTCTATTTTGGTGTCGGCCTTACCACTTCTTTGTGGATGATGATGGGGCTGGTGTTTCTCTCGCACGTGGCTTCGGGGGCCAACTGGGTGTCGAGCACAGTATTGCTGCAACAGCGTACCCCGGATACGTACCGGGGTCGCGTTTTTAGTTCGGAATTTCTGCTGTTCACGGTATCACAGTCGCTGTCGACCCTTGCGGTATCGCTGCTGCTTGAGTTCGGGATTATCACCCTGCAGACAGCCATTCTGACCTTTTCGACCGGGCTGAT
This genomic stretch from Cyclonatronum proteinivorum harbors:
- a CDS encoding Tex family protein, whose translation is MSESLTDTAAATETQILITVATKLGFSVKQVSKAAELFDEGATIPFIARYRQEVTGGLDEVQLRNLRDELEFRRLLEQRRETILESIRKQEKLTPELEEAIRAATELNTLEDLYLPYKPKRKTRASVAIERGLEPLADLIWLQETTQGEPEGIAADYVDAEKDVPDVEAALAGARDIVAERVSQHTEVREMLRDQLRNFASIVCKKVDDAADEKGTYETYYDFQSKVKYVKPYQVLAIDRGEREGVLSARIDLWEERTLEEIDNLIITNDDSVFVEELEDAIEDSWKRLLYPSLSREIRNELSEAAGEHAISMFTENVRNLLLQPPFSTKIVMGIDPGYRTGCKVAVVDQTGAYLEGTTVFPTPPFSKIAESKVALGRLIQKYKVDLIAIGNGTGSRETEQVVAELIGDMRAADPKLEIAYLVTNEAGASVYSASDEAREEFPDLDAAQRGNISIARRVQDPLAELVKIDPKSIGVGLYQHDVNQVKLSRGLGDVVESCVNHVGVNLNTASAALLTYVSGMSKTIARKVVAHRSKIGRFESRDQLQDVPGVGPFRFQQAAGFLRIPESGNPLDNTAIHPESYEATQKLCDKLGIDLTRLPDEKDLLPLKLRNLKVSELAREIEIGEPTLALIIENLLKPGRDPREDLPKPLLRQDVLKIEDLHEGTHLQGTVRNVVDFGAFVDIGVKVDGLLHVSQMRADGKRVENVLEEVAVGDIIEVEVTTVDIKRQRIGLKRV
- a CDS encoding MFS transporter; protein product: MQSFSENPYYRLVRTNANFRRVWFSQIVSNLGDWFGVLAVYALIIEFSASELLLGLIIVIKMMSFAVFSPFAGYIADRFDRRMLMIVCDFGRGFAVLSFLFVREPEMLWLIYVMTAVQMMFAAVFEPAKQSSIPNITSPEELVRANILSNMSWSIIFTSGMGLGGLATAAFGTDAVFVMNGVGYILSTIFIFRATIPHVRDAETLETLKNPVKGIMDGYRYLWRTGPVYRPAMAKGAMTVFMGGLVYMLILISDQVLLMGSAGLGLLYAARGAGTAVGPVLHRKFMLNDRRWVAGMGAMMMTAGFFYFGVGLTTSLWMMMGLVFLSHVASGANWVSSTVLLQQRTPDTYRGRVFSSEFLLFTVSQSLSTLAVSLLLEFGIITLQTAILTFSTGLMLTGTLWLFTVAKREKAEMG